CTTCGCATGTCGTCTGCCTAACGGCGAAGATGTCATTTACCTTGGCTTCTGCCTTTTTCTCTCCCGCGTGAGCGGTGACGAACTTGTCTGCCATTTCTTCGAATGTTGATATTGACCGTGCCGGTATTTGGGAATACCATGTCAGCGCTCCCATGTCAGGGTTTCACCAAACATTTTCAGCAGCACCAATGACACCTGTTCTTTCGACagatcgttgccttttactgccGTGATGTAGTAGATTATGTGATCTTCCGGGTCCGTGCtgccatcatatattttcaagtatggtggaattttgaaggtttttgggataGAGTGTGGGGCTTCCCCTTCACTGTATGGTTGTTCGACGAATCAGGCAACGTTTCATTTTGGTAGCAACTTCGGAGCGCCCGGTATTTTATCGACCCCTTCTTGATGCTCCTTAATCTAATCACAGAgcgttttgttctcattttccatttcttccattttctttaagatggctACAAGTGCATCGTTACCTGCATCAATGACAATATAAGTGTTACCTGTGCGTGGAGTTTTTGGCTCACCGGCGATAGTTGCGGTGTCTACATGTACTGTGCCTCTGATATCCCTTTGATCAGGTTTGTCGAGTATGTTGCTCAGGGTGTTTGTCAACCACTCTTCTAACAGCCTTTTCACAGCTGGTGGTGTTTCTCCTGCTGCGAATGTTGAGGTTCCCCTCTCGCGCAAGACAATCACGCTTTCATGTAGGGGGCATGATGTATCTTTCGTAGGTGTAGCACTTAGTGTTGCGTTTTCGTTGTCTTCCCCGCCGGCTTCGTTGATGGAATCCAAAAAGTTGTTCGTGATACTTACTATTACCTTTAATATTGCGTCCCCCTTTCCTGCCAGTTATTGAAACCTTTTTGGTTAAATTAATTAgaaaagatgaagaggtaaatctcaGCTAAGTATAATAAACTCTAGATTGAAGGATATAAGGAATGAATAGGATGAATAACGTTTTGCAATATCATGAAATCGAATGATTAAGCGTCAATATGGTAACTTTGGATGTAGGAAGATATTACAACGAATATTCTTAGTCAGGAGTCAAATGTCTCCGAAAAAAATCATCTTTCACAGAGACTTCTCCTTCTAGTTATATGGGACATTCCCTCTTGAACCCTAAAAGATACAACAAAAAAGAATATTCGAAAGTATATGCTGACAGCCTCAGTCTGCACCTACGTTATTGCCAATGTCTCCAGCCGCTGCCGGTCATCACCTCCCTCAATGACCAAAGGACGTTGTATCGTAAGGATCTCGTCCCTTGTCAGTGGCCGTGGTCATCctccaaatttggacccatacaacaagtgaaaattaaaaatgTTATGGCCAAAcattgatttcaaaaaaaaaagtaaaaaagaattTTATGGCCACACGGGCTCTAAGTCAACTTCACacaaaccaaaaataaaaaattggtgAAATATTAAAAAGAAATAACAATAAAAGAGTCGAATGCAAAAATGGCAGCAACAACAAAATATCTAAGACAAACGAAAATTCCCAACGATTGGGAGGAACTATACGTGGACGACAAATAGAAGATCACGGCCATGCGCTAAACGTAAAAGGTGTCCTGTGTTCCAGCCTCTTCTAGATCCTTCGTGTCGAGAACCGAAAAACAAAGAACATATTAGAAGTTTCTGAGGCCCAGCATTCGCTTAATTTAAATTGAACTTGCCTAATATTTTCTCAGCTACTAGTCGGAtaattcttcttcttctaaaGGCAAAAACTCTGGTGCTTGTTTGAAGAGCTACAACAGTCTTAAAATTCACAGCGAATTGTGAGTCCTGGTAAGAATGCTCTCCAAAACTATGTAATTTTGGGGTTCCTCTTTTTGCGTTTCACATCATTAAATCATGATTAATCATATTTTCGAGTTATTATCATATGTTGTTTAAATTAAGTACCGACTgttttttgtttgtgttttttctatgattaaattaATGTGTATTGTAGAGATCTCTGTGTGAAAATGAGCGCAGTTGTGGATGCAGTGAACCAACTtctccacttcccagaatcattGAAAGGGTAGTGTTTTCGTCTCGCTCACATGAGACAAGTGAGAATAGGGGTTTGAGTAGCATACCAGTCGACATTCTCGATTCCCAAAAGGAGTACATTTTCTACATGGACGTTCCTGGGTTATCTAAGTCTAAAATTCAGGTTGGTATTACAGATTCAATCTTCAATTTTGATTTAAAGAGTATTTCTAGCTCCTAATTTCATAGGAGGTGTCAAATGGGCgggtagggtttagggtttaggtcaGAATCAGGCTCTGGTTAAACGGGTTAAAATCAATAAACGAGTTATGACTCAACTTGCTCGACCCTTTTTGTTTACCTTTTAGAATAAAGTTGTGTAAGTTATTGTATTTCACTTAAATTATTAGTATAAGTTATTCTAAATGTGCATAATGTTTACTCTACAAAATTTGATTTTGTTAGTGAACCTTGTTACTGATTGAAAAGTTGGTAGGTGACGGTGGAAGATGAAAACATATTGGTGATACGAAGCAATGGGAAGAGGAAGCGTGAGGAGAGTGAGGAAGATGGGTGCAAGTATGTGAGGTTGGAGATGAGGCCACCTCAGAAATTGATGAGGAAGTTCAAGCTGCCTGAAAACTGCAATGTTTCAGCTATTACTGCTAAATGTGAGAATGGGGTGTTGGCTGTGGTAGTTGAGAAGTTTCCTCCACCACCTAAGCATAAGACTGTTAAAGTTGCAATTTCATGAATTTAAGTTAATCATCAATGTACATTTGCCAGAATTCAGCTTTGTCATGGAATGAAATGTATCTCTCTAGTATTTATGGAGACCTTTGTATTTTCCTTAACTATACTTTGGTATTTTGTTAAAATTTTGATTTGAAGTTGATTCTGAACTCTTTTGTCTGCTAAACAGAAATTGTAGAGTATTACCAACACATATTGTTTTGGTGAGTTTTATCTTCTACTTTTTTCGAATGTTCTGGTATTTGCACATTTAGGCTTTTGATTTATAGAGAGTATATATGAATCAACCACTCCTAATGGAAAGTTGGCATTATATCACCAAAGTTGATCAGACGTGTAACACTTCTAACACTTCTTGTCATGTAAAAGTGCTATTAGCTGACGAATTTCTTGAATTACCCAAATGGTAAtccggatatatatatatatatatatatatatatatatatatatatatatatatatatatatatattccaccAAAGAGTGTCTTTGTATCCATTAGATCTTTCAGTAGTAAATCAAAAGCTTCTATCAATTATTTTTTGGCCATTGATACTTCATCCCACACAATTAGTTTGGCATCTCGTATCAATGATGCAAGGGAACTCTGCTTATTAATATTACAGAAGAATTGTTCATCAATATCAATAGGAAATTTAAAACGAGAGTGAGTAGTCCGTCCTCCGGGAAGAATTGAAGTTGCAACACCAGAGGTTGCTGTTGCTAAAGCTACAAATTCTTTTGATCGTACAGCAACCAATAATGCACGATACAAAAAAGTTTTGCCTGTTCCTCCGGGACCATCGATTAAAAAAGCTCCAGATTTATTCTTAAATATTCTATCAAGGATTACATCATATGCTTTTCGTTGTTCATTGTCCAATTTTGTTTCTAGTAATAAATCTTCTTCTCTAAcaattatatttctttcaaaatgagaatCTTGAGCCTTCTTAGCAGCAAATGAAGCTAAAATTCTTTCTGATACAAGTGCAAATtcatttatgtcacgacccaatgaATGCAAAATGTTGTTAATATGATCTAAAGCCATACGACAAATTTGTTTCTCGTTCAAATGTGGCAAAATCTTGAAGTCTTCAGACATAGAATCTTCAAATCGGTCCCAAAGTTCTTTTGGGTTAGTAGGATTACAATATACCAAAAGTGTAGCAAATAAACGTCTTAGACTATAAGGCATCTGATATCTTACAGCCTCGGACATACAGTCAACCAAGTTATTATCACATTGTAATAATCCTTGGTTTTCTGCGGTTTCTCTAAATGTACTACAACATATTCCATTTACAGTTAGCAAATGTTGGTATGATTTCGGTCCTCTAATATTCATTAATAATAATCTAAGATAATATCTTTCCCCCTCTGTTGGATGACATGTCACAATACGTCCAATAACAGTGCTCTGTTGTCGATGTATCCACATTTTATATTGTTTGGACCATACAAAATATTCTGGAAATTCTTTATAGAGTAAATTTAGTTTCTTGGCATCTTGATTTTCTCTGTTCATCAAAAAGAATTCCGTCAACATTGTACACCTAATCATGGGAttatttataattgcatttacggTCTATGTTGTTTTAAAAGAGACAAATTGTTGTCCTTCAAGATGTAGCTGAAGATGATAAACGGATGGAGTCATTTCGCTAATGGGAAAACCAAATAAACGCCAAGTTGCCTCTGGTGGAGATACCCATCTAGCAGATTGATATTCTCTGATCTCATCTATTTCAATCTTTGGATCATCAGCATGTACGAAAAAGACAATTTTATCATTTCCCTTGCAGATATATTTATAAAGGTATTTGACAACTCTAATATCAGAAAAAACTTCAACATTAATATGACAGTTAAATTTGCTCAATAGATATGGATTGTAAGGAACTACCCACGAATTGTCAAGAAATTGTCCCCTAATATTTACACGTTTACCGTTATTTCGCCTTTTGTAAATTGGGTATCCATTTTTTCCCTTTGATGTATGATCAGCAAAATCTTTTGGATATTTGAACTTACAGTATTCTTGGTTCTTCATACAAGGACATTTAGGATTTAAACTACCACAAGGTCCGTGCATCATATATTTAGTAACAACTGAATACAAGTAATCATTCTTATCAGAATCGGGTATTTCAGCACAAACAACTCTATCATAAGCTTCCGGAGTTAACAATTTATATTCGTCTTTGAGTATGATAAGAAAATGAGCATGTGGAAGACCACGCTTTTGAAATTCAATAGTGTACATAAAAGCAACAACTTTTCCAAATATATTTCTCTTTAGAATATATGTTTTCATCTCCTTTACCTTTGCTCTAAACACACGACTAACTAAATCGGGCCTATTTTGTACCTCATCTGTTACCAATAAATGTTCTTCTATTCTGGCCAAGATGGATTACATGTCATTGTCAAAAATATATCAGGTTTCCCAAAATTTTGCACTAACGCAATAGCGTCCATATATCGTCGGTGCATATCCCTAGGACCTCCTATAAAACTTGCAGGAAGAAAACTTTGTCTACCAATGTTGCATGGCTCTCTCTCTCTTCGTGTCTTAGAACATCAAGAATCCCCGCTAACGCATCAATTCTAAATAAATCTTGATTAAATGAATAGAAATCTAACCTTTGAGTCTCAAGCTTGATGAATTCGTCAACTGAGTATTGTTGGAATACTCTTCCAGCATGTAAAACCCCATTTTCTTCACCGTCCCTCATTTGGAGCTTGTAACAATAATACTCACGACATGACACAGTAtttctttttcgtttctttttttcCAGAAGTTCTGCTTCCATGTCAAGTAGTATGTTGACTGAACACATATTTTCTACACTTGGTAGCTGTTCATTTTCACAATAAGTTCCATGGTTAATAGTATTATTCGTtcgaataatttttttaataccACAATGCCATCCGTTTTGTCCATAAGAAAATAGTAATGGATACTGCAATGGATCATAACAATCATAGTAGTAATTTACCAATTGGCTTTTACTACTATGTGTATAAATTCGAATATGTGGTAGAGAAATACTGGAACTACTTTCATCTTCTATCCATATTGCTGCTACTTCAGATGATGTCGGTAAGTTATATGTTTTTTAATCTAAACCAGAGTCGAACTTAAGCGCAATGTAGAAGTTTAATAATTTTGGGATATTTgttaaatatttcaaaaagatAGAGTATGGATTAACTTTTAATGCGTCCATCAAAGTTCTGATAACTGATTCGTTAAGCTTGTCAGAGAATGCCATCCGATTTGCTAGTTCATTATCAGTATCATAGAAATACAACTGTAGATTTTTTGCTAGTTGACTCGAAAGCACAAGGTCATTTATGAAATGATACATTTTCCCTTGAACTTTAAGCGAAGTATAAATACCACAATTTCTTCTTGCTAAATCTCTGTCATAATTCACTCCAAGAGAAGTAAATGCAAACATATTGTTATACAATCTAACATAAGTGCGAAAATGTTTGGGCTCCTCAGAGTTTCCTAAATAAAGATTTAGCAATTTAGCAGGTAGTCCATAGTGAATCAATTTCACTGATCCATTATCACAACAAAATCCCGGTGATTCATATTGAAATCTTTGGCTCTACAAAATTTGCAATTCGACACAGTTTTCAGTCTATAAGGGCTATTGGTCAAGTCATTGGTGTTCCAGAGACACATTTTTTTAGATGTACGACCTATATATTTTAGATTTACCATAATGAAAAAAGGTCAGTCCTGAAAAAGAAATGACTGAAATAACATTAAAGTTAGATGGAAACGAACCTTTGCTTGTAGCGTTATGCATGGTAATATTATATTGTTCACTACACGTTCCTGATGTAGACCCTAAGAGAAAACGAATTATCATATAATATGGGTCTTAAAAGATTGCACAACTTTGAACTCTATACTTTCGCACTTACCAACTTCAAAAACGGAAGAGCGATCATGTAGATCTTTCCCATTATCAGAAACAGTGGAATCATTAACTGTGAACACATTTACTAAAATATAAGAGCAAGTTATGAGCATACAAAATATGTGTATCACATAGTTTATTCAAGGGTAACAAAATCTTAGCGCACAAACCTGTTCTCAAGGTAGAAGATGAGGCTCCTGTTAGAGCAGCTCGCTGCCTCGCTAATTCTCTATTAAATTGGTAGCAAGCTGATACTTCAGTAGAATGACTGGCTGGATTCTGCATTCTAGAACGAACGTATGTCGTTCGGCGCTCCAGTAAATTTAGTTCTCTTTTATCAGCTGACCTCGCCCTATACATTTCGCGACGTCTTTGTTTAATTTGGATGCCTCTTTCTTCAGAGCATTGACGTTTCCCTTTTTGTTTCCAGCATGTTGAATCCACAggttttttaaaatttgacatcTTTGGTCTGCATAAGTTTCACATATATCAAATCAAAACTTAGAAGTAAAATATATGCACTACAAACCAATGAATATCAAACTCGTTATGGTGGTATTAAACAAAACATACCAAAACAGATAAAAACTTTTTAGCAGGCATTAAAAGTTAAAACATAAATGTCTTAAATAGAAGCAGAGCTGAGCAAATTTATTTTTGCCTCATCCCTTTTTAAAATTTGACATCTTTGGTCTGCATAAGTTTCACATATATCAAATCAAAACTTAGAAGTAAAATATATGCACTACAAACCAATGAATATCAGCACTCATTATGGTGGTACTAAAAAAATATACCAAAACAGATAAAAACTTTGGATAAAACGTGGTAAAACAAAGTAATTTAGCAGGCATCAAAAGCTAAAACATGGATATCTTAAATAGAACCAGAGCTGAGCAAATTTA
This sequence is a window from Nicotiana sylvestris chromosome 3, ASM39365v2, whole genome shotgun sequence. Protein-coding genes within it:
- the LOC104246432 gene encoding LOW QUALITY PROTEIN: 17.4 kDa class III heat shock protein (The sequence of the model RefSeq protein was modified relative to this genomic sequence to represent the inferred CDS: inserted 1 base in 1 codon) gives rise to the protein MSAVVDAVNQLLHFPEXIERVVFSSRSHETSENRGLSSIPVDILDSQKEYIFYMDVPGLSKSKIQVTVEDENILVIRSNGKRKREESEEDGCKYVRLEMRPPQKLMRKFKLPENCNVSAITAKCENGVLAVVVEKFPPPPKHKTVKVAIS
- the LOC104246439 gene encoding uncharacterized protein, which translates into the protein MWIHRQQSTVIGRIVTCHPTEGERYYLRLLLMNIRGPKSYQHLLTVNGICCSTFRETAENQGLLQCDNNLVDCMSEAVRYQMPYSLRRLFATLLVYCNPTNPKELWDRFEDSMSEDFKILPHLNEKQICRMALDHINNILHSLGRDINEFALVSERILASFAAKKAQDSHFERNIIVREEDLLLETKLDNEQRKAYDVILDRIFKNKSGAFLIDGPGGTGKTFLYRALLVAVRSKEFVALATATSGVATSILPGGRTTHSRFKFPIDIDEQFFCNINKQSSLASLIRDAKLIVWDEVSMAKK
- the LOC104246440 gene encoding uncharacterized protein is translated as MKTYILKRNIFGKVVAFMYTIEFQKRGLPHAHFLIILKDEYKLLTPEAYDRVVCAEIPDSDKNDYLYSVVTKYMMHGPCGSLNPKCPCMKNQEYCKFKYPKDFADHTSKGKNGYPIYKRRNNGKRVNIRGQFLDNSWVVPYNPYLLSKFNCHINVEVFSDIRVVKYLYKYICKGNDKIVFFVHADDPKIEIDEIREYQSARWVSPPEATWRLFGFPISEMTPSVYHLQLHLEGQQFVSFKTT
- the LOC104246433 gene encoding uncharacterized protein isoform X1; this translates as MCSQLMIPLFLIMGKIYMIALPFLKLGLHQERVVNNIILPCITLQAKLPSVENMCSVNILLDMEAELLEKKKRKRNTVSCREYYCYKLQMRDGEENGVLHAGRVFQQYSVDEFIKLETQRLDFYSFNQDLFRIDALAGILDVLRHEERESHATLVDKVFFLQVL
- the LOC104246433 gene encoding uncharacterized protein isoform X2 yields the protein MYRARSADKRELNLLERRTTYVRSRMQNPASHSTEVSACYQFNRELARQRAALTGASSSTLRTVNDSTVSDNGKDLHDRSSVFEVGSTSGTCSEQYNITMHNATSKATKCRKYVFSQHTT